Proteins encoded together in one Candidatus Bathyarchaeota archaeon window:
- a CDS encoding cupin domain-containing protein yields MKGKWVDLGELIEYPQGGILSKELVKTSEANITLFCMSKGTEISEHTSTKEGFLIVLEGKGSFNLEGEDIAMKPGVLIFIGKNAIHSLRADENTAFILSLCGGK; encoded by the coding sequence ATGAAGGGTAAATGGGTAGACTTGGGGGAGCTCATCGAGTATCCCCAGGGGGGAATACTGAGCAAAGAGCTCGTTAAAACTAGCGAAGCCAACATCACTCTATTCTGCATGTCTAAAGGTACGGAAATATCGGAGCACACTTCGACCAAGGAAGGGTTTCTCATAGTCCTGGAAGGCAAGGGGTCCTTCAACCTGGAGGGGGAAGATATCGCTATGAAGCCGGGAGTCCTCATATTCATCGGGAAGAACGCAATTCACTCTTTGAGGGCAGATGAAAATACGGCTTTCATACTATCATTATGCGGAGGTAAATAA
- a CDS encoding YHS domain-containing protein has product MVRDPVCGMDVSEEAKFRAEYKGEEYYFCSFFS; this is encoded by the coding sequence ATGGTCAGGGATCCTGTATGTGGAATGGATGTGAGCGAAGAGGCAAAGTTTAGAGCGGAGTACAAGGGAGAAGAATACTATTTCTGTTCGTTTTTTAGCTGA
- a CDS encoding SHOCT domain-containing protein yields MKGWGCCGWGMGFGWWMGWPMLIFSILTAAIIIAGIWAIFKALRPSSSNRSYEALEILKNRYARGEITAEEYNRIRKEILES; encoded by the coding sequence ATGAAGGGCTGGGGGTGCTGTGGATGGGGGATGGGATTCGGATGGTGGATGGGATGGCCGATGCTGATATTCTCGATATTGACAGCTGCAATAATAATAGCGGGCATATGGGCTATATTCAAAGCCTTGAGACCATCATCAAGCAATAGGAGCTACGAAGCCCTAGAGATACTGAAAAACAGGTATGCTAGAGGGGAGATAACTGCAGAAGAGTACAACAGGATCAGAAAGGAGATACTGGAGTCCTAA
- a CDS encoding TA0938 family protein yields MLETDRMATDISRLSILMELYESPKHGYALIEALRHRLGRHVSPSLVYPFLKILEDNGLIESYLEPVGSKRRRVYKFTNKGRAFALRVFQRVSEILSQAIEPRLTACANCGCKIYEGGYTTEVEGKKMAFCCIHCAETYMEEGRRIKIMDNGSKDCL; encoded by the coding sequence ATGCTAGAGACCGACAGGATGGCCACGGACATCTCAAGATTAAGCATACTCATGGAGCTCTACGAAAGCCCCAAACACGGCTACGCCCTAATAGAAGCTTTGAGGCACAGGCTCGGGAGGCATGTGAGCCCGAGCCTCGTATATCCGTTCCTGAAAATCCTAGAGGATAATGGCTTGATCGAATCCTATCTCGAACCTGTAGGATCAAAGCGGAGGAGGGTTTACAAGTTTACCAACAAGGGGAGGGCCTTCGCTTTACGTGTATTCCAGAGGGTAAGCGAGATCCTAAGCCAAGCCATAGAGCCCCGCCTCACAGCATGCGCCAATTGCGGCTGCAAAATCTACGAGGGAGGTTACACCACAGAGGTAGAAGGTAAGAAGATGGCCTTCTGCTGCATCCACTGCGCGGAGACCTACATGGAGGAAGGGAGGCGCATCAAGATCATGGATAACGGGTCGAAGGATTGTCTTTAA
- a CDS encoding copper-translocating P-type ATPase encodes MHCASCARTIEKALKGVEGVKSAHVNLVTEKATVEYSPELASISELKIAVQKAGYRVESEEEFDASLEEMGKARGRMVHAWAFTVPIIAWMIPEMALGIAWPNTTLYNLGIISLAAPIVFWAGFSTIKSAVKAVAHKTANMDVLIMIGTSMSFLTGPLVFFTSILNYAGVGGMIMAFHLTGRYFETKAKGKASQAIKRLLKLGVRSARVLVNGEEKEVSIQEVKVGDIMIVRPGEKIPTDGVVIEGESTVDESMATGESMPVHKEAGDEVIGATVNQEGLLKVRATRVGKDAFLAQVIRMIEECQGTKVPIQEFADKVTEYFVPAVLLIAFTTFILWMIIPEAMSIAARWADSILPWINLDQPKVMLAISAMVSTLVIACPCALGLATPTALMVGTGMGAEQGILIKKGEAIQTMKGVKAVILDKTGTLTKGKPEVTDVIASNGNLNSKRTVLYYAASLEKGSEHPIGKAIVRKAEEEGIPLDEPKKFEALKGVGARGYINHAEVVIGKPSMIRSGLDGELEEALRRLQGEAKTAVAVAVNGKTLGLIAVTDALKEDAEEAVRRLKAMGLKVVMLTGDNHRTAEAIAERLGIDDFYAEVMPDEKVKAVQRAQERYGIAAMVGDGINDAPAITQADIGISIGTGTDIAIEAGDIILVKGSLSGLIKAIELSKATFRKIKQNLFWAFIYNTVAIPIAILGLLHPVIAEICMAASSISVVTNANLLKRTRMADGG; translated from the coding sequence ATGCACTGTGCCTCATGCGCCCGAACCATAGAGAAAGCACTTAAAGGGGTGGAGGGCGTTAAGTCGGCCCACGTAAATCTCGTAACTGAGAAGGCTACTGTGGAGTATTCTCCCGAACTTGCCTCGATCTCGGAGCTTAAAATAGCTGTTCAGAAAGCAGGTTATAGGGTGGAGTCTGAGGAGGAGTTCGATGCGTCTCTCGAGGAGATGGGTAAGGCACGCGGAAGGATGGTTCACGCCTGGGCTTTCACAGTACCAATAATCGCTTGGATGATCCCTGAGATGGCCCTGGGTATAGCTTGGCCCAATACAACGCTTTATAACTTAGGGATCATATCACTCGCGGCACCCATCGTATTCTGGGCAGGTTTCTCAACGATTAAATCGGCCGTTAAGGCAGTGGCCCACAAAACGGCAAACATGGACGTCCTGATAATGATCGGGACTTCCATGTCCTTCCTCACAGGGCCTCTGGTATTCTTCACCTCGATCCTGAATTATGCAGGGGTAGGCGGGATGATAATGGCATTTCACCTTACAGGAAGGTATTTTGAGACTAAAGCCAAGGGAAAGGCTTCCCAAGCGATCAAGCGGCTGCTCAAGCTGGGGGTGAGGTCCGCCAGGGTCCTGGTCAATGGCGAGGAGAAAGAAGTCTCAATCCAAGAGGTTAAGGTCGGAGATATAATGATTGTGCGGCCCGGGGAGAAGATCCCGACGGATGGGGTCGTCATCGAAGGTGAGAGCACGGTGGATGAATCCATGGCCACTGGGGAGTCCATGCCCGTCCATAAGGAAGCGGGGGACGAGGTCATTGGGGCAACCGTGAACCAAGAAGGCCTCCTAAAGGTTAGGGCTACTAGAGTTGGCAAGGACGCTTTCCTCGCTCAAGTTATAAGGATGATCGAGGAATGTCAGGGAACAAAAGTTCCTATTCAAGAGTTCGCCGACAAAGTTACGGAATACTTCGTACCAGCCGTTCTACTCATAGCCTTCACTACCTTCATCCTATGGATGATCATTCCTGAGGCCATGTCCATAGCTGCCAGATGGGCAGATTCCATCCTGCCATGGATCAATTTAGATCAGCCCAAGGTCATGCTCGCAATCTCAGCCATGGTCTCCACCCTCGTCATTGCATGTCCATGTGCCCTAGGCTTAGCAACGCCCACGGCCCTCATGGTTGGAACAGGTATGGGGGCAGAGCAGGGCATCCTAATCAAGAAAGGAGAGGCGATACAAACCATGAAAGGGGTGAAAGCCGTAATCTTAGATAAGACGGGGACATTAACTAAAGGGAAGCCTGAAGTGACCGATGTAATAGCCTCCAACGGGAACCTAAATAGCAAAAGGACGGTCCTATATTACGCGGCAAGCTTAGAGAAAGGATCTGAGCATCCCATAGGGAAAGCCATAGTCAGAAAGGCGGAAGAGGAGGGGATCCCGCTTGACGAACCTAAAAAGTTCGAGGCCTTAAAGGGGGTGGGGGCGAGAGGCTATATAAACCACGCCGAAGTAGTAATTGGAAAACCATCCATGATCAGGTCAGGTTTAGATGGGGAGTTAGAAGAAGCGCTTAGACGCCTACAGGGAGAGGCCAAGACGGCCGTCGCCGTAGCAGTTAATGGGAAGACACTCGGGTTAATCGCCGTAACCGATGCTTTGAAGGAAGACGCCGAGGAGGCCGTTAGAAGGCTGAAGGCCATGGGTTTGAAGGTTGTGATGCTCACTGGCGACAATCATAGAACTGCTGAGGCCATAGCCGAAAGGCTGGGCATAGACGACTTCTACGCTGAGGTTATGCCGGACGAGAAAGTTAAGGCTGTTCAACGGGCCCAAGAGAGGTATGGGATAGCAGCCATGGTCGGCGATGGCATCAACGATGCTCCTGCGATAACCCAGGCGGACATCGGGATCTCCATAGGCACGGGGACGGACATAGCAATCGAGGCGGGTGATATAATCCTCGTAAAGGGTAGCCTGTCCGGCCTTATCAAAGCGATAGAACTCTCAAAAGCCACTTTCAGGAAGATAAAGCAGAACCTATTCTGGGCCTTCATATATAATACAGTTGCTATCCCAATAGCAATCCTCGGATTGCTCCATCCAGTGATAGCCGAGATATGTATGGCTGCAAGCTCCATCTCGGTAGTTACCAACGCCAATCTATTAAAGAGGACTCGAATGGCCGACGGCGGATAA
- a CDS encoding LLM class flavin-dependent oxidoreductase — protein MEDEELSTGLNLGITTSYPIKLGVYMASTADKYNLGSIWIRDGMDDPRDIYTYASLVLTSSKRVAAGIEASPFHYNISTIARSSATLVELHGERLKLGLGVGELGIAGITGVTPTHVMDGLRDAVGALRVIFKGGAVSLDTPYFKLDGYSLWSSFRIPIYLWVRNPGFLRSAFNVADGVILSGPKPFLEEASRLFRDVEISRSLKLLGWIPTAVLYEKESDIPDSAAEVVAAAAADTPNGVLEASGIDLGKVELVRRGLLLRRWDRVVKLVDEELMDLFLFHGPPADLIKRLLGWARRNGMDEVVLGPPYGLDPEKSIGEAVSAWMDSNSP, from the coding sequence ATGGAGGATGAAGAATTGAGCACCGGGTTGAACTTGGGGATCACCACAAGCTATCCCATTAAACTGGGGGTTTACATGGCCTCTACCGCCGACAAATATAACCTCGGGTCGATTTGGATAAGAGACGGCATGGATGATCCACGCGACATTTATACTTATGCTTCCCTTGTGCTGACCTCCTCGAAGAGGGTTGCGGCTGGGATCGAAGCCAGCCCCTTCCACTATAATATTTCAACCATCGCGAGGTCATCTGCAACCTTGGTAGAGCTCCATGGTGAACGGCTTAAACTGGGGTTAGGCGTGGGAGAACTAGGGATCGCAGGTATAACGGGCGTCACCCCAACCCATGTAATGGATGGGTTAAGGGATGCCGTAGGGGCCTTGAGGGTGATCTTCAAGGGTGGAGCCGTGTCCCTGGACACCCCTTATTTCAAGTTGGACGGTTACTCCCTGTGGAGTAGCTTTAGAATACCCATATATCTATGGGTTAGAAACCCCGGATTCCTAAGATCAGCCTTTAACGTCGCGGATGGAGTAATACTGAGCGGCCCAAAGCCGTTTCTGGAGGAGGCCTCCAGGCTGTTTAGGGATGTTGAAATCAGCCGCAGCTTGAAGCTGCTGGGATGGATCCCCACGGCCGTGCTCTATGAGAAGGAATCCGATATACCCGATTCCGCTGCTGAGGTCGTGGCTGCCGCGGCCGCCGACACGCCTAACGGGGTTTTAGAGGCTTCAGGAATAGATCTGGGAAAGGTTGAGCTGGTAAGGCGGGGCCTCCTCCTCAGGAGATGGGATAGGGTTGTAAAGCTCGTCGACGAGGAGCTTATGGACCTGTTCCTCTTCCACGGGCCACCCGCGGACCTCATAAAAAGGCTTTTAGGGTGGGCTCGAAGAAACGGGATGGATGAGGTGGTGTTAGGACCCCCCTACGGCCTTGATCCGGAGAAATCGATCGGCGAGGCTGTATCGGCTTGGATGGACTCGAATTCTCCCTAA
- a CDS encoding LLM class flavin-dependent oxidoreductase produces the protein MDGLEFSLSLNVNETLGEVAVKSFEAEGGGLDQVWVGDHPDQRYPAIAASLIAMKTERIRIGLGPLSPFLHPATHISAMLTTLVEAYGQRFDLCLVPGDRLKLGSVGVTCRGIPYRMLESLKILRRRFMGEGVKARIWLGAQGPETLRVSGMFDGVLVNLSDPGMIKAVIDGSPVKKYMKDKEFKVGVFFPSYIYRSYDPEVHRIAEGAALRVIYGASKALLKRFNLEGLTVGGASPTNIPREVLERFHLSLPAQRLGEYIKTMGGMGITHFAFAFPQNYKTELIRDLAYAVKSTKRYL, from the coding sequence TTGGATGGACTCGAATTCTCCCTAAGCTTAAACGTCAATGAAACCTTAGGGGAGGTGGCTGTGAAGAGCTTCGAAGCTGAAGGCGGCGGGCTAGACCAGGTATGGGTGGGGGATCACCCTGACCAGAGATATCCAGCGATAGCCGCAAGCTTAATAGCCATGAAGACGGAGAGGATCAGGATAGGTTTAGGGCCTCTAAGCCCTTTCCTCCATCCGGCAACGCACATATCAGCCATGCTTACAACCCTGGTGGAGGCTTACGGTCAGAGGTTCGATCTATGCCTTGTGCCTGGGGATCGACTGAAACTCGGATCTGTGGGGGTGACCTGCAGGGGCATCCCCTATAGGATGTTGGAGTCACTAAAGATTTTGAGGAGGAGGTTCATGGGTGAAGGCGTTAAAGCGCGGATATGGCTGGGGGCCCAAGGGCCTGAGACTTTAAGGGTCTCGGGTATGTTCGATGGCGTCCTGGTAAACCTATCCGATCCAGGGATGATTAAGGCCGTGATCGATGGATCCCCAGTGAAAAAATACATGAAGGATAAGGAGTTCAAGGTAGGCGTCTTCTTCCCCTCCTACATCTACAGGAGCTATGATCCTGAGGTGCACCGGATCGCTGAGGGGGCCGCCCTCCGAGTCATATACGGCGCCTCGAAGGCCCTTCTGAAGCGCTTTAACCTTGAAGGGCTGACTGTAGGAGGGGCCTCCCCCACGAATATTCCCAGGGAGGTTTTAGAGAGGTTTCATCTATCCCTGCCCGCCCAAAGATTGGGGGAATACATAAAAACTATGGGGGGCATGGGGATCACCCACTTCGCCTTCGCCTTCCCCCAGAACTACAAGACGGAACTCATCAGGGATCTAGCCTACGCAGTGAAGTCTACAAAGAGGTACCTCTAG
- a CDS encoding MFS transporter, with product MSTSSRLHRPWRVRALCFPLSGMFCLSMFRISIGVLIPEVSRDFPVREVEAGLALSAYLGAMALIMTLGGYISDRIGRRKAMSSGIAVMALGILLGGLSRSFEALVASIFIAGVGAGVYTPSLYAFAGEALPENRGLMAGITNSAYAFGGFLGPLIFGVLAAGYGWRVPLLVFGGLSLASAAAILITPYFERRDVSRDKASIKVILRSKGIIPIASALAVVNIGFVSFTAWTPEFLVDRGFTIYEAGLAFGLYSLFGGLGSIVLGWLSDRFDRLRITASASIITASLSILYYLDLGGGFPIAAWMALSAVIGFVSFAYWNLSIAATQDLVDSSVLGSATGFAQNMALITASAAPIISGCLIGFIGMSYALMASIGLPYLVHGIVFAAYSRVTALDEIPRDVGLSSEE from the coding sequence ATGTCGACTTCATCGAGGCTTCACCGGCCGTGGAGGGTCAGGGCCCTCTGTTTCCCCCTTTCCGGGATGTTCTGCCTCTCCATGTTCAGGATCTCCATAGGAGTGCTAATCCCTGAAGTGTCAAGGGACTTCCCCGTAAGGGAGGTGGAGGCGGGTTTAGCCCTCTCGGCCTACCTGGGAGCCATGGCTTTAATCATGACCTTAGGAGGTTACATCTCCGATAGGATAGGACGTAGGAAAGCCATGAGTTCAGGGATAGCCGTGATGGCCTTAGGGATCCTCCTAGGCGGCCTCTCAAGATCCTTCGAGGCCTTAGTGGCCTCGATATTTATAGCGGGAGTTGGAGCTGGAGTCTATACGCCCTCATTATACGCCTTTGCAGGCGAGGCTTTACCTGAAAACAGGGGGCTCATGGCCGGGATCACCAACAGCGCCTACGCCTTCGGAGGATTCCTTGGCCCCCTGATATTCGGTGTACTGGCTGCCGGGTACGGTTGGCGAGTTCCGTTGCTGGTTTTCGGAGGCTTAAGCCTGGCCAGCGCGGCAGCGATCCTTATAACTCCCTACTTCGAAAGACGAGACGTTAGTAGGGATAAAGCATCCATTAAGGTCATCCTTAGATCAAAGGGAATAATCCCTATCGCCTCGGCCTTAGCCGTCGTCAATATTGGATTCGTATCTTTTACTGCATGGACTCCGGAGTTCCTCGTAGACCGAGGCTTCACCATTTATGAGGCGGGACTAGCCTTCGGGCTTTACTCCCTCTTCGGGGGCCTCGGCTCAATAGTTCTAGGATGGCTCTCAGACCGCTTCGATAGGCTTAGGATAACCGCCTCCGCCAGCATCATCACCGCCTCCCTATCCATACTCTATTACCTAGATTTAGGTGGTGGCTTCCCAATCGCAGCATGGATGGCTTTATCGGCAGTAATAGGGTTTGTATCTTTCGCGTACTGGAACCTGTCCATAGCAGCTACTCAGGATCTCGTTGATTCATCCGTGCTAGGCTCGGCCACCGGCTTCGCACAGAACATGGCCCTCATCACCGCCTCAGCGGCGCCCATAATTTCAGGATGCCTAATAGGATTCATAGGCATGTCCTACGCCTTAATGGCTTCTATAGGTCTTCCATACCTGGTTCACGGCATAGTCTTCGCGGCATACAGCCGGGTTACGGCTCTAGATGAGATTCCTAGGGATGTAGGTTTAAGTTCAGAAGAGTAA
- a CDS encoding orotate phosphoribosyltransferase has product MVGAGSMEDMKLELCRILLKTGALKFGAFKLTSGKLSPYYIDLRIIPSYPKALRRIIEFYELLAAEELKGEFDKIAGVPTSGIPFAAILAYRMDKPFIYLRKERKTHGMERRVEGLLYPGEAVLIVDDLITTGKSIVEAVEAVKAEGGEAADALVLIDREEGGGEKLKERGVKLHAFMKIGEAAELLYKMEAITREQYEEIIGSRGIKSQSE; this is encoded by the coding sequence TTGGTTGGGGCGGGATCCATGGAGGACATGAAGCTGGAGCTTTGCAGGATACTATTGAAGACCGGAGCTTTAAAGTTTGGAGCCTTCAAGCTTACGAGTGGAAAGCTGAGCCCATATTATATCGACCTGAGAATAATACCAAGTTATCCAAAAGCCTTAAGGAGAATAATAGAATTCTACGAGCTCCTGGCGGCGGAGGAGTTGAAGGGCGAGTTCGACAAGATAGCTGGCGTCCCCACCTCAGGCATACCATTCGCAGCCATACTAGCCTATAGGATGGATAAACCCTTCATATACCTAAGGAAGGAGAGGAAAACCCATGGGATGGAGAGGAGAGTTGAAGGCCTCCTATACCCCGGGGAGGCCGTCCTAATAGTGGACGACCTCATCACCACGGGGAAGAGCATAGTAGAAGCCGTGGAGGCTGTAAAGGCGGAGGGTGGAGAGGCAGCGGACGCCCTAGTCCTCATAGACAGGGAGGAAGGAGGGGGGGAGAAGCTGAAGGAGAGAGGCGTAAAACTTCATGCATTCATGAAGATCGGAGAGGCAGCTGAACTCCTCTACAAAATGGAGGCCATAACCAGGGAGCAATACGAGGAAATCATCGGGAGCAGGGGGATAAAATCTCAATCGGAGTAG
- the cofE gene encoding coenzyme F420-0:L-glutamate ligase, with product MKREGAERRRPGTLKLIPVHMGLIRPGTDPSEAIRLGIKNNGLKLRDGDIIAVASKLISTAEGRLIRLSEVNPSRRAYDMGTLYTMDPKLVEVVIREADQILGGLPEALLTLKNGILTANAGVDVSNTPPGYASLWPRDPEGSAEEIRQKLSDKADLAVIIVDSRVTPLRLGTIGLALATSGMPPTLDLRGSPDIYGKPLHHTWHGVADDLASAAHYLMGEADERIPTVIVRGANIGNPKLNSDSPKLPLGRCLYMSIIHNNSNLS from the coding sequence ATGAAGCGCGAGGGTGCTGAGAGAAGACGCCCCGGAACTCTGAAGCTAATCCCAGTCCATATGGGCTTGATAAGGCCGGGCACAGATCCATCGGAAGCTATACGCTTAGGAATCAAAAACAACGGACTCAAACTGAGAGATGGAGACATAATAGCCGTCGCCAGCAAGCTTATATCCACGGCGGAGGGACGGCTGATAAGGCTCAGCGAAGTCAACCCCAGCAGGAGGGCATACGATATGGGGACGCTCTACACGATGGATCCAAAGCTCGTGGAAGTCGTCATAAGGGAGGCTGACCAGATCCTAGGGGGCCTACCGGAGGCGTTGTTGACTTTGAAGAACGGCATACTCACGGCAAACGCCGGGGTCGACGTATCGAATACGCCGCCTGGCTACGCATCCCTATGGCCTAGGGATCCGGAGGGATCCGCCGAGGAGATCAGACAGAAGCTATCGGATAAGGCTGATCTTGCCGTCATTATAGTGGACAGCCGCGTCACACCCCTAAGGCTGGGAACCATAGGCTTAGCATTAGCCACCTCGGGGATGCCCCCCACCCTAGACCTGAGGGGCTCACCAGACATATATGGGAAACCATTACATCATACCTGGCATGGAGTGGCGGATGACCTCGCCTCAGCGGCCCACTACCTCATGGGGGAAGCTGATGAACGCATCCCCACAGTAATAGTGAGGGGAGCTAACATAGGGAACCCGAAACTAAACAGCGATTCACCGAAGCTCCCACTCGGGAGATGTCTATACATGAGTATCATCCATAATAACAGCAACCTCTCATGA
- a CDS encoding argininosuccinate synthase, whose protein sequence is MPEKAVLAYSGGLDTSVAVKWIQEKYGVDVITVTVDVGQGIDPKSLEEKAKASGASSHYHLDAREEFIRDYAFRALKANALYEGKYPLSTALSRPLIASKLVEVAEREGASMVAHGCSGKGNDQVRFDISLKALAPNLRIVAPIREWGLTRPEEIKYAECHGISIPVDLEKPYSVDQNLWGRSIECGKLDDPYMEPPEEAFEWTVAPEKAPDKPAKMEISYENGVPIAVNGEEMSPVELVGWLNKEAGRHGVGRIDHIEDRIVGIKSREVYECPAATILIEAHRDLEKAVLTRHEVRFKAIVEDEWSFLVYSGLWVDPLREALDAFIDSSQHRVEGRVKLKVYKGGVMVVGRSSRRSLYDANLASYGLESAFNQRWSEGFIELWGMPSATARRLMSRFGLNEARGC, encoded by the coding sequence GTGCCTGAGAAAGCCGTGTTAGCATATAGCGGCGGCTTAGATACATCCGTAGCTGTCAAGTGGATCCAGGAGAAGTATGGGGTAGACGTTATAACCGTCACAGTGGATGTAGGTCAAGGGATTGATCCTAAAAGTCTAGAGGAGAAGGCTAAAGCCTCAGGAGCCTCAAGCCACTACCATCTGGATGCACGTGAGGAGTTCATAAGGGACTACGCCTTCAGGGCGTTGAAGGCCAACGCCCTCTATGAGGGCAAATACCCTCTCTCAACAGCGCTCTCAAGGCCTTTAATAGCTTCGAAGCTTGTGGAGGTGGCTGAGAGGGAGGGCGCATCGATGGTGGCCCATGGATGCAGCGGAAAAGGCAACGATCAAGTCAGGTTCGACATCTCCTTAAAGGCTCTCGCACCAAACTTGAGGATAGTGGCCCCGATAAGGGAGTGGGGGCTGACCAGGCCCGAGGAGATCAAATATGCTGAATGCCACGGAATATCCATACCGGTCGACTTGGAAAAGCCCTACAGCGTAGACCAGAACCTCTGGGGACGATCCATAGAATGCGGAAAGCTCGACGATCCATACATGGAACCCCCCGAGGAGGCGTTTGAATGGACGGTGGCGCCCGAGAAGGCTCCCGATAAGCCCGCCAAGATGGAGATATCCTATGAGAACGGGGTTCCGATAGCCGTGAACGGCGAGGAGATGAGCCCTGTGGAGCTTGTAGGCTGGCTTAACAAGGAGGCTGGAAGACACGGCGTGGGCAGGATAGACCATATAGAGGACAGGATCGTAGGGATAAAGTCCAGGGAGGTCTATGAATGCCCCGCAGCCACTATATTGATCGAAGCCCACAGGGACCTGGAGAAGGCTGTATTAACGAGGCATGAAGTAAGATTTAAAGCGATCGTGGAGGACGAGTGGAGTTTTCTGGTTTATTCCGGCCTCTGGGTGGATCCCCTAAGGGAGGCCCTGGACGCCTTCATAGATTCATCTCAGCATAGGGTGGAGGGCAGAGTTAAGCTCAAGGTTTATAAAGGAGGAGTTATGGTGGTGGGGAGGTCTTCAAGGAGATCCCTTTACGACGCGAACCTGGCATCCTACGGTTTGGAGAGCGCCTTCAACCAGAGATGGTCTGAGGGGTTCATAGAGCTCTGGGGAATGCCGTCGGCCACGGCGAGGAGGCTAATGAGTAGGTTTGGGCTCAATGAAGCGCGAGGGTGCTGA
- a CDS encoding Lrp/AsnC family transcriptional regulator, translating to MGDMFVLDEVDRKILMLLQEDARRSFKDMAGRVGVSEATVFVRVKKLIKNGVIKAFRADLDSKAVGKATVALVLLKAEPSLYNEALKELARMEDVYEIYDVTGPYYAVLKVRTSSPEELASAIDRIGAVKGVLSTETAMVLRAIKEEKILKV from the coding sequence ATTGGAGATATGTTCGTGCTGGATGAGGTAGACCGTAAAATCCTGATGTTGCTGCAGGAGGATGCCCGCCGATCCTTCAAAGATATGGCTGGCAGGGTCGGCGTAAGCGAGGCCACCGTCTTCGTGAGGGTGAAGAAACTGATCAAGAACGGCGTCATCAAGGCCTTCAGAGCGGACTTGGACTCCAAAGCTGTGGGGAAAGCCACCGTAGCCCTCGTCCTCTTAAAGGCTGAGCCCAGTCTCTACAACGAGGCCCTCAAAGAATTAGCTAGGATGGAGGACGTCTACGAGATCTACGATGTAACTGGGCCGTACTATGCGGTCTTGAAGGTTAGGACCTCCTCCCCTGAGGAGCTCGCCTCAGCCATCGACAGGATAGGCGCGGTGAAGGGCGTCTTATCCACGGAGACGGCCATGGTTTTAAGGGCTATAAAAGAAGAAAAAATATTGAAGGTGTAA